A region from the Vicia villosa cultivar HV-30 ecotype Madison, WI linkage group LG3, Vvil1.0, whole genome shotgun sequence genome encodes:
- the LOC131593454 gene encoding ceramide kinase-like isoform X2 — translation MEREGNDCDLGGDVVSLPCSSILSSNFLLDHVGEAVVSLFSDGLSWNLVEPVENDVSTCLGIKYVSKIANEIALSDIYAVELRDISLIHKSNLPRATERTLLVHDIKMYHFTVHGFIRSKNQPSQWILTEYTFGHENLQTCETWVNQLNELLKLEVGRPRNLLVFVHPRSGKSNGCRNWEAVAPIFSRAKVETKVIVTERAGQAYDMMLSITNKELNSYDGVIAVGGDGFFNEILNGFLSPRLKAPYPPTPPGFVHLAKDKGDSLAADEDGIFEKTPSQIEDHLPLISSPNQPRSRILNSNSEDKAPGFPVPNEWFRFGIIPSGSTDAIVICTTGTRDPITSALHIVLGKRVHLDIAQVVRWKTTPRSEVEPFVRYAASFSGYGFYGDVITESEKYRWMGPKRYDYAGTMVFLRHRSYEAEISYLDVESEETIPTPKRNRDSSMLWGLKAPRRSERCICRINCKVCNETPKNAATEISSLTPHLNSETRKWVKSKGRYISVGAAVISCRNEKAPDGLVAEAHLSDGFLHLIMIKECPHASYLWHLTQLTRRGGSPLNFKFVEHHKTPAFTFTSSGNESVWNVDGEMFQAHQLSAQVFRGLVCMFATGPEV, via the exons ATGGAGAGAGAGGGAAACGATTGTGATTTGGGAGGAGATGTTGTGTCTCTTCCATGTTCTTCCATTTTGAGCTCCAACTTTTTGTTGGATCATGTTGGAGAGGCTGTTGTTAGCTTGTTCTCTGATGGGTTGTCTTGGAATTTGGTGGAGCCGGTGGAAAAT GATGTTTCAACTTGTTTAGGCATTAAATATGTTTCCAAGATTGCTAATGAGATCGCACTTTCGGACATATATGCTGTTGAGTTACGGGAtattagtttgattcacaaatcaAATCTCCCTCGTGCCACTGAACGTACACTTTTGGTTCATGACATAAag ATGTACCACTTCACTGTGCATGGTTTTATAAGGAGCAAGAATCAACCTTCGCAGTGGATCCTGACTGAATATACTTTCGGTCATGAAAATTTGCAAACGTGTGAAACGTGGGTGAATCAACTAAACGAATTGTTGAAACTTGAAGTTGGAAGACCAAGGAATCTTCTG GTTTTTGTTCATCCAAGGAGTGGGAAGAGTAATGGCTGTAGAAACTGGGAAGCTGTGGCTCCGATATTCTCACGTGCTAAAGTAGAAACGAAG GTGATTGTGACTGAGAGAGCAGGACAAGCATATGATATGATGTTATCTATAACAAATAAGGAGCTTAACTCATATGACGGTGTTATAGCTGTT GGTGGTGATGGATTTTTCAATGAAATCCTTAATGGGTTTCTTTCTCCCAGGCTTAAAGCTCCCTACCCACCAACTCCTCCAGGTTTTGTTCATTTGGCTAAAGATAAAGGCGATTCCTTAGCTGCGGACGAAGATGGAATATTTGAAAAGACTCCAAGTCAAATTGAAGACCACCTTCCTCTGATTTCAAGTCCAAACCAACCTCGGTCTAGAATATTGAATTCTA aTTCGGAAGATAAAGCTCCTGGGTTTCCTGTTCCTAATGAATGGTTTAGATTTGGCATCATTCCCTCAGGTTCAACCGATGCCATTGTGATCTG TACAACTGGAACTCGAGATCCTATAACTTCTGCATTGCATATTGTCCTTGGCAAACGGGTGCACCTTGACATAGCTCAAGTTGTACGATGGAAAACAACTCCGCGATCCGAGGTTGAACCTTTTGTGCGCTATGCAGCTTCCTTTTCAGG GTATGGATTTTATGGTGATGTTATCACAGAGAGCGAGAAGTATCGCTGGATGGGTCCCAAACGTTATGATTATGCTGGAACAATGGTGTTTTTAAGGCACAG GTCATATGAGGCAGAAATATCGTACCTTGATGTGGAATCAGAGGAAACCATTCCAACTCCCAAAAGGAATCGTGATAGTAGCATGTTATGGGGATTGAAAGCTCCACGCAGATCAGAAAGATGTATCTGCCGTATTAACTGCAAAGTTTGCAATGAAACGCCAAAGAATGCAGCCACTGAAATTAGCAGCCTAACGCCTCATTTAAATTCAGAAACGAGAAAATGGGTGAAATCCAAAGGTCGGTATATTAGTGTTGGAGCTGCGGTAATCTCTTGCAGAAATGAAAAAGCACCTGATGGTTTGGTTGCCGAGGCACACCTTTCAGATGGTTTCCTTCATCTCATAATGATTAAAGAATGTCCTCACGCATCTTATTTATG GCACCTGACTCAACTTACAAGAAGAGGGGGAAGCCCTTTGAATTTCAAGTTTGTTGAACATCACAAG ACCCCTGCATTTACTTTCACTTCTTCTGGAAATGAGAGTGTATGGAATGTGGATGGCGAGATGTTTCAGGCGCACCAACTCTCCGCTCAAGTCTTTCGCGGTCTCGTATGCATGTTTGCAACTGGTCCTGAAGTATAA
- the LOC131593450 gene encoding prohibitin-3, mitochondrial translates to MGSSQAAASILNNIARAAFGLGAAATAVNSSLYTVDGGQRAVLFDRFRGILEQSIGEGTHFLIPWVQKPYIFDIRTRPHTFSSISGTKDLQMVNLTLRVLSRPDTERLPTIVQNLGLEYDEKVLPSIGNEVLKAVVAQFNADQLLTDRPQVSALVRDSLVRRAKDFNILLDDVAITHLSYGAEFSRAVEQKQVAQQEAERSKFVVMKAEQERRAAIIRAEGESDAAKLISDATASAGMGLIELRRIEASREVASTLAKSPNVSYLPGGKNILMALNPSR, encoded by the exons ATGGGAAGCAGCCAAGCCGCAGCCTCCATCCTCAACAACATCGCCCGCGCCGCCTTCGGTCTCGGCGCCGCCGCCACCGCCGTCAACTCCTCCCTCTACACCGTCGACGGCGGCCAACGCGCCGTCCTCTTCGACCGTTTCCGCGGCATCCTCGAACAATCAATCGGCGAAGGCACTCACTTCCTCATCCCATGGGTCCAGAAGCCCTACATCTTCGACATCCGCACTCGTCCTCACACGTTCTCCTCGATCTCCGGTACCAAGGATCTCCAGATGGTGAATCTCACCCTCCGTGTTCTTTCGCGGCCTGATACGGAACGGCTTCCGACGATTGTGCAGAATCTTGGATTGGAGTATGATGAGAAGGTTCTTCCTTCGATTGGGAATGAGGTGCTGAAGGCGGTTGTTGCTCAGTTTAATGCGGATCAGCTGCTTACGGATCGGCCGCAGGTTTCGGCGCTGGTTAGGGATAGTCTCGTGAGGCGGGCGAAGGATTTTAATATTCTTCTTGATGATGTTGCTATTACTCATTTGTCTTATGGTGCTGAATTCTCTAG GGCCGTTGAGCAGAAGCAGGTGGCACAACAAGAGGCTGAGAGGTCTAAATTTGTTGTGATGAAGGCAGAACAGGAGCGACGTGCTGCAATTATCCGTGCTGAAGGAGAAAGTGATGCTGCCAAGCTGATTTCTGATGCTACTGCGTCTGCTGGTATGGGGTTGATTGAGCTTAGGAGGATCGAGGCTTCCAGGGAAGTGGCCTCTACTTTGGCTAAGTCTCCTAATGTCTCTTACCTTCCTGGTGGAAAGAACATTCTCATGGCTCTCAACCCTTCACGTTAA
- the LOC131593447 gene encoding hexose carrier protein HEX6-like produces MAVELQIASHGREYNGKMTSIVILSSMVAATGGIIFGYDIGISGGVTSMVPFLEKFFPDVYTKMKQDKKISNYCKFDSQLLTTFTSSLYIAGLLASFFASSVTRMFGRKPSILVGGAAFLVGAALGGAALNIYMLILGRVLLGVGIGFANQSVPLYLSEMALPRYRGAINNGFQLCVGIGVLSANLINFGAEKIKDGYGWRISLAMAAVPASILTLGAFFLPETPNSLIQNSKNHQKAKSMLQSIRGTNDVEQEFNDLIEASNMSNSIKHPFKNILQRKYRPQLVMAVTIPFFQQLTGINVISFYAPILFLTIGLGESASLLSAVMIGIVGTTSTFVSMLIVDKLGRRVLFISGGIQMFFSQILIGSIMAFQLGDHGEISKKYVYLILVLICIYVAGFAWSWGPLGWLVPSEIFPLEIRSAAQSITVAVNFLFTFIVAQTFLSMLCHFKFGTFFFFGGWVVVMTVFVYFLLPETKNVPIEQMEKVWREHLFWKRIVGDKSDDGRQPVLP; encoded by the exons ATGGCAGTAGAGCTCCAAATTGCAAGCCATGGAAGAGAATACAATGGAAAGATGACTTCTATTGTGATTCTTTCTTCTATGGTAGCTGCCACTGGAGGCATTATCTTTGGTTATGACATCGGAATTTCAG gTGGTGTAACATCTATGGTGCCATTTTTGGAGAAGTTTTTTCCAGATGTATACACTAAGATGAAACAAGACAAGAAGATTAGCAATTACTGCAAATTTGATAGTCAACTCTTAACAACATTCACTTCATCACTATATATAGCTGGTCTTTTAGCGTCTTTTTTTGCATCATCGGTTACAAGAATGTTTGGTCGAAAACCATCGATTCTTGTAGGTGGGGCCGCATTTCTTGTCGGAGCGGCTCTTGGCGGTGCTGCTCTTAATATTTATATGTTGATACTTGGTAGAGTTCTTCTTGGCGTTGGAATCGGTTTCGCCAATCAG TCAGTTCCATTATATCTATCAGAAATGGCACTTCCAAGATACAGAGGAGCAATCAACAATGGTTTCCAACTATGTGTCGGAATCGGTGTTCTATCAGCAAACTTAATCAACTTCGGCGCAGAAAAAATCAAAGACGGTTACGGCTGGAGAATTTCTCTAGCCATGGCAGCAGTTCCAGCTTCAATCCTGACATTAGGAGCATTTTTCCTCCCAGAAACACCAAACAGCTTAATCCAAAAcagcaaaaatcatcaaaaagctAAGTCAATGTTGCAGTCCATAAGAGGCACAAACGATGTCGAACAAGAATTTAACGATCTTATCGAAGCAAGTAACATGTCAAACTCTATCAAACATCCATTCAAGAACATCTTACAAAGAAAATACAGACCTCAACTTGTCATGGCAGTAACTATACCTTTTTTCCAACAACTCACCGGAATCAATGTCATTTCGTTTTACGCTCCTATACTGTTTCTAACCATCGGATTAGGTGAAAGTGCTTCGCTTTTGTCAGCTGTTATGATCGGTATCGTAGGTACTACTTCAACATTCGTatcaatgctgatagtcgataaacTAGGCAGACGAGTATTGTTCATATCAGGCGGAATTCAAATGTTTTTCTCGCAGATTCTTATCGGAAGTATAATGGCATTTCAACTCGGTGATCATGGTGAAATAAGCAAGAAATATGTATACTTGATTCTAGTTTTGATATGTATATACGTAGCGGGATTTGCTTGGTCTTGGGGGCCATTAGGATGGTTGGTTCCTAGCGAGATATTTCCGTTGGAGATAAGATCGGCAGCACAAAGTATAACAGTTGCAGTGAATTTTCTGTTTACTTTCATTGTTGCTCAAACTTTTTTGAGTATGTTGTGTCATTTCAAGTTTGGAACTTTCTTCTTTTTCGGAGGTTGGGTGGTTGTGATGAcagtgtttgtttattttctgttACCGGAAACCAAGAATGTTCCGATTGAGCAGATGGAGAAGGTTTGGAGAGAACATTTGTTTTGGAAGAGAATCGTTGGAGACAAGAGTGATGATGGCAGACAACCAGTGCTGCCTTAA
- the LOC131593449 gene encoding probable isoaspartyl peptidase/L-asparaginase 3, with product MSSNPLIFILLLSLLSLVVGHHGSVELKQYPLVVSTWPFIEAVRAAWSAVDAGASAVDSVVEGCSTCEELRCDGTVGPGGSPDENAETTMDAMVMDGVTMEVGAVAAMRYVKDGIKAARLVMQHTEHTLLVGEKASEFAISMGLPGPTNLSSSESIEKWTEWKKSSCQPNFRKNVLPANDCGPYRPNNYLDLSDETCSVIDRSQIRRLPHVGLHSHDTISMAVIDRTGHIAVGTSTNGATFKIPGRVGDGPIAGSSAYAIDEVGACCATGDGDIMMRFLPCYQVVESMRLGMEPKLAAKDAIARITKKFPNFIGAVVAVSKTGEHAGACHGWTFRYSVRSLAMKDVEVFTVLP from the exons ATGTCTTCAAACCCCCTCATCTTCATACTCCTCCTCTCTTTACTCTCACTG GTTGTGGGGCATCATGGAAGTGTTGAATTGAAACAGTATCCATTGGTAGTAAGCACATGGCCGTTTATTGAAGCTGTTAGAGCTGCTTGGAGTGCTGTTGATGCTGGTGCTTCTGCTGTGGATTCCGTTGTTGAAGGTTGCTCCACATGTGAGGAACTTAGGTGTGATGGAACAG TTGGTCCGGGTGGGAGTCCCGATGAGAACGCTGAAACTACAATGGATGCTATGGTCATGGACGGG GTGACTATGGAAGTAGGAGCTGTTGCTGCCATGCGATACGTAAAGGATGGAATCAAAGCTGCTAGGCTAGTGATGCAACACACCGAACACACTTTGCTGGTTGGTGAGAAAGCATCCGAATTCGCAATTTCAATGGGTCTTCCAGGACCAACAAACCTGAGTTCATCAGAATCTATAGAGAAATGGACCGAATGGAAAAAAAGTAGCTGCCAACCGAATTTCAGGAAAAACGTATTACCTGCGAATGATTGTGGTCCTTATCGTCCAAATAACTATCTCGACCTTTCTGATGAAACATGCTCCGTTATTGATCGAAGTCAAATACGAAGATTACCTCATGTTGGTCTTCACAGCCACGATACCATTTCAATGGCTGTTATTGATAGA ACAGGACACATTGCTGTTGGCACATCAACTAACGGAGCAACATTCAAGATTCCCGGAAG GGTAGGTGATGGTCCAATAGCTGGATCCTCGGCATATGCTATTGATGAAGTCGGCGCATGTTGTGCAACTGGGGATGGCGACATCATGATGCGCTTCCTTCCATG CTATCAAGTTGTGGAAAGCATGAGGTTGGGAATGGAACCCAAACTTGCTGCTAAGGATGCAATAGCGCGAATAACCAAAAAATTTCCAAACTTTATAGGAGCTGTCGTTGCCGTTAGTAAAACCGGGGAACATGCCGGGGCCTGCCATGGTTGGACGTTTAGATATTCAGTAAGGAGTCTTGCAATGAAAGACGTAGAAGTCTTTACCGTGCTACCCTGA
- the LOC131593454 gene encoding ceramide kinase-like isoform X3 gives MYHFTVHGFIRSKNQPSQWILTEYTFGHENLQTCETWVNQLNELLKLEVGRPRNLLVFVHPRSGKSNGCRNWEAVAPIFSRAKVETKVIVTERAGQAYDMMLSITNKELNSYDGVIAVGGDGFFNEILNGFLSPRLKAPYPPTPPGFVHLAKDKGDSLAADEDGIFEKTPSQIEDHLPLISSPNQPRSRILNSNSEDKAPGFPVPNEWFRFGIIPSGSTDAIVICTTGTRDPITSALHIVLGKRVHLDIAQVVRWKTTPRSEVEPFVRYAASFSGYGFYGDVITESEKYRWMGPKRYDYAGTMVFLRHRSYEAEISYLDVESEETIPTPKRNRDSSMLWGLKAPRRSERCICRINCKVCNETPKNAATEISSLTPHLNSETRKWVKSKGRYISVGAAVISCRNEKAPDGLVAEAHLSDGFLHLIMIKECPHASYLWHLTQLTRRGGSPLNFKFVEHHKTPAFTFTSSGNESVWNVDGEMFQAHQLSAQVFRGLVCMFATGPEV, from the exons ATGTACCACTTCACTGTGCATGGTTTTATAAGGAGCAAGAATCAACCTTCGCAGTGGATCCTGACTGAATATACTTTCGGTCATGAAAATTTGCAAACGTGTGAAACGTGGGTGAATCAACTAAACGAATTGTTGAAACTTGAAGTTGGAAGACCAAGGAATCTTCTG GTTTTTGTTCATCCAAGGAGTGGGAAGAGTAATGGCTGTAGAAACTGGGAAGCTGTGGCTCCGATATTCTCACGTGCTAAAGTAGAAACGAAG GTGATTGTGACTGAGAGAGCAGGACAAGCATATGATATGATGTTATCTATAACAAATAAGGAGCTTAACTCATATGACGGTGTTATAGCTGTT GGTGGTGATGGATTTTTCAATGAAATCCTTAATGGGTTTCTTTCTCCCAGGCTTAAAGCTCCCTACCCACCAACTCCTCCAGGTTTTGTTCATTTGGCTAAAGATAAAGGCGATTCCTTAGCTGCGGACGAAGATGGAATATTTGAAAAGACTCCAAGTCAAATTGAAGACCACCTTCCTCTGATTTCAAGTCCAAACCAACCTCGGTCTAGAATATTGAATTCTA aTTCGGAAGATAAAGCTCCTGGGTTTCCTGTTCCTAATGAATGGTTTAGATTTGGCATCATTCCCTCAGGTTCAACCGATGCCATTGTGATCTG TACAACTGGAACTCGAGATCCTATAACTTCTGCATTGCATATTGTCCTTGGCAAACGGGTGCACCTTGACATAGCTCAAGTTGTACGATGGAAAACAACTCCGCGATCCGAGGTTGAACCTTTTGTGCGCTATGCAGCTTCCTTTTCAGG GTATGGATTTTATGGTGATGTTATCACAGAGAGCGAGAAGTATCGCTGGATGGGTCCCAAACGTTATGATTATGCTGGAACAATGGTGTTTTTAAGGCACAG GTCATATGAGGCAGAAATATCGTACCTTGATGTGGAATCAGAGGAAACCATTCCAACTCCCAAAAGGAATCGTGATAGTAGCATGTTATGGGGATTGAAAGCTCCACGCAGATCAGAAAGATGTATCTGCCGTATTAACTGCAAAGTTTGCAATGAAACGCCAAAGAATGCAGCCACTGAAATTAGCAGCCTAACGCCTCATTTAAATTCAGAAACGAGAAAATGGGTGAAATCCAAAGGTCGGTATATTAGTGTTGGAGCTGCGGTAATCTCTTGCAGAAATGAAAAAGCACCTGATGGTTTGGTTGCCGAGGCACACCTTTCAGATGGTTTCCTTCATCTCATAATGATTAAAGAATGTCCTCACGCATCTTATTTATG GCACCTGACTCAACTTACAAGAAGAGGGGGAAGCCCTTTGAATTTCAAGTTTGTTGAACATCACAAG ACCCCTGCATTTACTTTCACTTCTTCTGGAAATGAGAGTGTATGGAATGTGGATGGCGAGATGTTTCAGGCGCACCAACTCTCCGCTCAAGTCTTTCGCGGTCTCGTATGCATGTTTGCAACTGGTCCTGAAGTATAA
- the LOC131593454 gene encoding ceramide kinase-like isoform X1, protein MEREGNDCDLGGDVVSLPCSSILSSNFLLDHVGEAVVSLFSDGLSWNLVEPVENQDVSTCLGIKYVSKIANEIALSDIYAVELRDISLIHKSNLPRATERTLLVHDIKMYHFTVHGFIRSKNQPSQWILTEYTFGHENLQTCETWVNQLNELLKLEVGRPRNLLVFVHPRSGKSNGCRNWEAVAPIFSRAKVETKVIVTERAGQAYDMMLSITNKELNSYDGVIAVGGDGFFNEILNGFLSPRLKAPYPPTPPGFVHLAKDKGDSLAADEDGIFEKTPSQIEDHLPLISSPNQPRSRILNSNSEDKAPGFPVPNEWFRFGIIPSGSTDAIVICTTGTRDPITSALHIVLGKRVHLDIAQVVRWKTTPRSEVEPFVRYAASFSGYGFYGDVITESEKYRWMGPKRYDYAGTMVFLRHRSYEAEISYLDVESEETIPTPKRNRDSSMLWGLKAPRRSERCICRINCKVCNETPKNAATEISSLTPHLNSETRKWVKSKGRYISVGAAVISCRNEKAPDGLVAEAHLSDGFLHLIMIKECPHASYLWHLTQLTRRGGSPLNFKFVEHHKTPAFTFTSSGNESVWNVDGEMFQAHQLSAQVFRGLVCMFATGPEV, encoded by the exons ATGGAGAGAGAGGGAAACGATTGTGATTTGGGAGGAGATGTTGTGTCTCTTCCATGTTCTTCCATTTTGAGCTCCAACTTTTTGTTGGATCATGTTGGAGAGGCTGTTGTTAGCTTGTTCTCTGATGGGTTGTCTTGGAATTTGGTGGAGCCGGTGGAAAAT CAGGATGTTTCAACTTGTTTAGGCATTAAATATGTTTCCAAGATTGCTAATGAGATCGCACTTTCGGACATATATGCTGTTGAGTTACGGGAtattagtttgattcacaaatcaAATCTCCCTCGTGCCACTGAACGTACACTTTTGGTTCATGACATAAag ATGTACCACTTCACTGTGCATGGTTTTATAAGGAGCAAGAATCAACCTTCGCAGTGGATCCTGACTGAATATACTTTCGGTCATGAAAATTTGCAAACGTGTGAAACGTGGGTGAATCAACTAAACGAATTGTTGAAACTTGAAGTTGGAAGACCAAGGAATCTTCTG GTTTTTGTTCATCCAAGGAGTGGGAAGAGTAATGGCTGTAGAAACTGGGAAGCTGTGGCTCCGATATTCTCACGTGCTAAAGTAGAAACGAAG GTGATTGTGACTGAGAGAGCAGGACAAGCATATGATATGATGTTATCTATAACAAATAAGGAGCTTAACTCATATGACGGTGTTATAGCTGTT GGTGGTGATGGATTTTTCAATGAAATCCTTAATGGGTTTCTTTCTCCCAGGCTTAAAGCTCCCTACCCACCAACTCCTCCAGGTTTTGTTCATTTGGCTAAAGATAAAGGCGATTCCTTAGCTGCGGACGAAGATGGAATATTTGAAAAGACTCCAAGTCAAATTGAAGACCACCTTCCTCTGATTTCAAGTCCAAACCAACCTCGGTCTAGAATATTGAATTCTA aTTCGGAAGATAAAGCTCCTGGGTTTCCTGTTCCTAATGAATGGTTTAGATTTGGCATCATTCCCTCAGGTTCAACCGATGCCATTGTGATCTG TACAACTGGAACTCGAGATCCTATAACTTCTGCATTGCATATTGTCCTTGGCAAACGGGTGCACCTTGACATAGCTCAAGTTGTACGATGGAAAACAACTCCGCGATCCGAGGTTGAACCTTTTGTGCGCTATGCAGCTTCCTTTTCAGG GTATGGATTTTATGGTGATGTTATCACAGAGAGCGAGAAGTATCGCTGGATGGGTCCCAAACGTTATGATTATGCTGGAACAATGGTGTTTTTAAGGCACAG GTCATATGAGGCAGAAATATCGTACCTTGATGTGGAATCAGAGGAAACCATTCCAACTCCCAAAAGGAATCGTGATAGTAGCATGTTATGGGGATTGAAAGCTCCACGCAGATCAGAAAGATGTATCTGCCGTATTAACTGCAAAGTTTGCAATGAAACGCCAAAGAATGCAGCCACTGAAATTAGCAGCCTAACGCCTCATTTAAATTCAGAAACGAGAAAATGGGTGAAATCCAAAGGTCGGTATATTAGTGTTGGAGCTGCGGTAATCTCTTGCAGAAATGAAAAAGCACCTGATGGTTTGGTTGCCGAGGCACACCTTTCAGATGGTTTCCTTCATCTCATAATGATTAAAGAATGTCCTCACGCATCTTATTTATG GCACCTGACTCAACTTACAAGAAGAGGGGGAAGCCCTTTGAATTTCAAGTTTGTTGAACATCACAAG ACCCCTGCATTTACTTTCACTTCTTCTGGAAATGAGAGTGTATGGAATGTGGATGGCGAGATGTTTCAGGCGCACCAACTCTCCGCTCAAGTCTTTCGCGGTCTCGTATGCATGTTTGCAACTGGTCCTGAAGTATAA
- the LOC131593448 gene encoding hexose carrier protein HEX6-like gives MAVGLAITSQNGEKNNGRVTLYVVLSCMMAAMGGVIFGYDIGITGGVTSMEPFLKKFFRKIYLQMKSDVKVSNYCKFNSQLLTSFTSSLYVAGFFTSFLASYVTRVFGRKPSIVAGGAAFLAGTALGGAAFNVYMLIIGRLLLGVGVGFANQAVPLYLSEMALPRFRGAINNGFQLSIGIGALSANLINYGTEKIKGGYGWRVSLAMAAVPASFLTLGALFLPETPNSLIQTSQDNQKAKLILQRIRGVEDVQAELDDLTKASSSTSKTSEQQSFKIILERRYRPQLVMAIAIPFFQQVTGINVIAFYAPLLFRTIGLGESASLLSSVMTGIVGTGSTFISMLIVDKLGRRTLFIVGGIQMLVLQCIVGGIMAVHLKDHGGLSKGYAYMVLVMICIYVAGFGWSWGPLGWLVPSEIFPLEIRSAGQSITVAVSFLFTFIIAQTFLAMLCHFKSGIFFFFGGWVVVMTAFVYYFLPETKNVPLEQVEKVWKEHWFWKGIVGKTNESYDAL, from the exons ATGGCAGTTGGATTGGCTATAACATCTCAAAATGGAGAGAAGAATAATGGAAGGGTAACCCTTTATGTTGTTCTGTCTTGTATGATGGCTGCTATGGGAGGTGTGATATTCGGCTATGACATTGGTATAACAGGCGGTGTTACATCAATGGAACCGTTTCTGAAGAAGTTCTTCCGCAAGATATATCTTCAGATGAAATCAGATGTCAAAGTTAGCAACTATTGCAAGTTTAACAGTCAACTGTTGACCTCTTTTACATCCTCGCTTTATGTTGCTGGTTTTTTTACTTCCTTCTTGGCTTCATATGTCACTAGAGTCTTCGGACGCAAGCCATCTATCGTTGCAGGCGGCGCTGCATTTCTTGCCGGTACAGCTCTTGGGGGTGCAGCCTTTAACGTGTACATGCTCATAATCGGTCGGCTTTTGCTTGGAGTTGGGGTTGGTTTTGCAAACCAG GCAGTTCCTCTATACCTCTCTGAAATGGCACTACCGAGATTTAGAGGGGCAATAAACAATGGTTTCCAATTAAGCATCGGTATCGGTGCTTTGTCAGCTAACCTAATCAACTATGGAACAGAGAAGATTAAAGGTGGTTATGGTTGGCGCGTATCTCTAGCCATGGCAGCAGTTCCAGCCTCTTTCCTAACACTAGGTGCACTTTTCCTTCCAGAAACTCCCAATAGCTTAATCCAAACCAGTCAAGACAATCAAAAGGCGAAGCTAATACTTCAACGAATTCGAGGTGTGGAAGACGTTCAAGCAGAACTCGACGACCTCACTAAAGCAAGTTCTTCTACTTCAAAAACAAGTGAACAACAATCATTTAAGATTATATTGGAAAGAAGATATAGGCCTCAACTTGTAATGGCAATAGCAATACCATTTTTTCAGCAAGTGACCGGGATCAATGTCATTGCTTTTTATGCTCCTCTACTTTTCAGAACAATCGGATTAGGAGAAAGCGCGTCGCTGTTATCATCTGTCATGACAGGTATAGTAGGTACCGGTTCAACGTTCATATCAATGCTCATAGTAGATAAACTCGGAAGAAGAACTTTGTTTATAGTTGGCGGCATTCAAATGCTGGTCTTACAGTGTATAGTCGGAGGCATAATGGCAGTTCATCTCAAAGATCACGGCGGATTGAGCAAAGGGTATGCTTATATGGTTCTGGTAATGATATGTATTTATGTTGCTGGGTTTGGATGGTCATGGGGCCCGCTAGGTTGGTTAGTACCAAGCGAGATTTTTCCGTTGGAGATTAGATCAGCTGGTCAAAGCATCACGGTGGCAGTGAGTTTTCTCTTCACTTTTATTATCGCGCAGACTTTTCTCGCTATGCTTTGTCACTTCAAGTCggggattttcttcttctttggcggTTGGGTGGTGGTGATGACCGCGTTTGTGTATTATTTTCTACCAGAGACAAAAAATGTGCCGCTCGAACAGGTGGAGAAAGTGTGGAAGGAACATTGGTTTTGGAAGGGAATTGTCGGAAAAACGAATGAAAGTTACGATGCTTTATAG